A section of the Triticum dicoccoides isolate Atlit2015 ecotype Zavitan chromosome 7A, WEW_v2.0, whole genome shotgun sequence genome encodes:
- the LOC119334329 gene encoding tyrosine-sulfated glycopeptide receptor 1-like, with amino-acid sequence MIISCPHQRVVISAGAVLIAVVLLLAGPVAGACGDGEREALLAFLDALSPRAGDNIAASWRGSPDCCAWEGVGCDDAGGGGGAVTSVSLPGRGLGGTISPAVARLPTLAHLNLSGNGLAGPFPAELLALPNASVVDVSYNRLSGALPDLPAAAGRARLPLQVLDVSSNHLSGRFPSVLWRFTPGLVSLNASNNSFAGAIPSLCVICPALAVLDVSLNAFGGPVPPGFGNCSRLRVLSAGRNNLTGQLPDDLFDVTSLEQLALPSNRIQGRLDRLRIARLINLVKLDLTYNALTGGLPESIGELTTLEELRLGKNNLTGTIPLAIGNWTSLRYLDLRSNNFVGDLGDVDFSRLANLTVLDLASNNLTGTMPPSIYSCTSMTALRVANNEISGQVPPEIGNMRELQFLSLTVNSFTNISGMLWNLQGCRDLAALLVSYNFHGEALPDAGWVGDHVSHVRVIVMENCGLTGQIPSWLSKLHGLNVLNLGGNRLTGPIPSWLGAMKRLYYVDLSGNQFAGEIPPSLMELPLLTSEKAMAEFKPGHLPLVFTLTPNNGAEVRTGRAYYQMSGVAATLNLSDNDLSGAIPREVGQMKMLQVLDLSHNNLSGGITPELSGLAKIEILDLRMNRLTGSIPPAFAKLHFISDFNVANNDLEGPIPTGGQFNAFPAANFAGNPKLCGQAISVRCSKKSGMAPGKSSPSKTMGKRLLVAIVLGVCFGVVGVVVLTGLAVIAIRRFISNGSVSDGGKCSESALFDYSMSDLHGDESKDTILFMSEEAGGGDPTRKSFTFVDILKATNNFSPDQIIGTGGYGLVFLAELEGGVRLAVKKLNGDMCLVEREFRAEVEALSVTRHENLVPLQGFCIRGRLRLLLYPYMANGSLHDWLHDRRPEQPELDWRARLRIARGAGRGVLHIHEACTPQIVHRDIKSSNILLDESGEARVADFGLARLILPDRTHVTTELVGTLGYIPPEYGQGWVATLRGDVYSFGVVLLELLTGRRPVEMMAAAGQPRDLVGWVTQMRSAGRRAEALDPRLRQGSRPGDEAQMLYVLDLACLCVDAIPLSRPAIQEVVSWLDNVDTIGAS; translated from the coding sequence ATGATCATCAGTTGCCCCCACCAGCGGGTCGTCATTTCGGCGGGAGCCGTGCTgatcgccgtcgtgctgctgctggctgGTCCGGTCGCCGGCGCGTGCGGCGACGGGGAGAGGGAGGCGCTGCTGGCCTTCCTCGACGCGCTCTCGCCGCGGGCTGGCGATAACATCGCCGCGTCCTGGCGGGGCTCGCCGGACTGCTGCGCGTGGGAGGGCGTGGGCTGCGAcgacgcgggaggcggcggcggcgcggtcacCAGCGTCTCCCTCCCCGGCCGCGGCCTCGGCGGGACGATCTCGCCGGCGGTGGCCAGGCTCCCCACGCTCGCGCACCTCAACCTCTCCGGCAACGGCCTCGCCGGCCCGTTCCCGGCCGAGCTGCTCGCCCTGCCCAACGCCTCCGTCGTCGACGTCAGCTACAACCGCCTCTCCGGCGCGCTCCCTGACTTACCGGCCGCCGCCGGACGCGCCCGCCTCCCGCTGCAGGTGCTGGACGTGTCGAGCAACCATCTGTCCGGGCGGTTCCCGTCCGTGCTCTGGCGGTTCACCCCGGGCCTCGTGTCGCTCAATGCCAGCAACAACAGCTTCGCCGGCGCGATCCCGTCGCTCTGCGTCATCTGCCCGGCGCTCGCCGTCCTCGACGTCTCCCTCAACGCGTTCGGAGGGCCCGTCCCACCCGGGTTCGGGAACTGCTCGCGGCTGCGGGTCCTCAGCGCCGGCCGCAACAACCTCACCGGCCAGCTCCCCGACGACCTCTTCGACGTGACGTCGCTGGAGCAGCTGGCGCTCCCATCCAACCGGATACAGGGCAGGCTCGATCGCCTGCGGATCGCCAGGCTGATCAACCTCGTCAAGCTCGACCTGACCTATAATGCGCTCACCGGCGGGCTGCCGGAGTCCATCGGCGAGCTCACCACGCTGGAGGAGCTCCGGCTCGGGAAGAACAACCTCACCGGCACCATCCCGCTGGCGATCGGCAACTGGACCAGCCTCCGCTACCTGGACCTTCGGTCGAACAACTTCGTCGGGGACCTCGGGGACGTTGACTTCTCCCGCCTCGCCAATCTCACCGTCTTGGACCTGGCCTCCAACAACCTCACCGGCACCATGCCGCCCAGCATCTACTCCTGCACGTCCATGACGGCCCTGCGCGTGGCCAACAACGAGATCTCCGGGCAGGTGCCGCCGGAGATCGGCAACATGCGAGAGCTGCAGTTCCTCTCGTTGACCGTGAACTCTTTTACTAACATCAGCGGCATGTTATGGAACCTCCAGGGCTGCAGGGACCTTGCCGCGCTGCTCGTGTCGTACAACTTCCACGGCGAGGCCCTGCCGGACGCCGGCTGGGTCGGCGACCACGTCAGCCACGTCCGGGTAATCGTCATGGAGAATTGCGGTCTGACGGGCCAGATACCGTCGTGGCTGTCCAAGCTGCACGGCCTCAACGTCCTGAACCTCGGCGGGAACCGCCTCACCGGCCCGATCCCGAGCTGGCTCGGCGCCATGAAGAGGCTCTACTACGTGGACCTGTCGGGCAACCAGTTCGCCGGAGAGATACCGCCGTCGCTGATGGAGCTGCCATTGCTGACGTCGGAGAAGGCCATGGCGGAGTTCAAACCGGGCCATCTGCCGCTCGTGTTCACCCTGACGCCGAACAACGGCGCGGAGGTCAGGACGGGCCGCGCGTACTACCAGATGTCCGGCGTCGCCGCCACGCTCAACCTCAGCGACAACGACCTCTCTGGCGCGATCCCGCGAGAGGTCGGgcagatgaagatgctgcaggtgcTCGACCTCAGCCACAACAACCTCTCCGGCGGCATCACGCCGGAGCTCAGCGGCCTCGCCAAGATCGAGATTCTTGACCTCCGCATGAACCGTCTGACGGGCTCGATCCCGCCGGCGTTCGCCAAGCTCCACTTCATCTCCGACTTCAACGTTGCGAACAACGATCTCGAGGGCCCGATCCCGACGGGCGGGCAGTTCAATGCGTTCCCGGCGGCGAATTTCGCAGGGAACCCGAAGCTTTGCGGCCAGGCGATCTCGGTCCGCTGCAGCAAGAAAAGCGGAATGGCGCCGGGCAAGTCTTCGCCGTCCAAGACCATGGGCAAGAGACTGCTTGTTGCCATCGTTCTTGGAGTCTGCTTCGGCGTGGTTGGCGTCGTCGTCTTGACCGGACTCGCCGTGATCGCCATCAGAAGGTTCATATCGAACGGGTCCGTCAGCGACGGCGGCAAGTGCTCGGAGTCGGCCCTGTTCGACTACTCCATGTCGGATCTGCACGGCGACGAGTCCAAGGACACGATCTTGTTCATGTCcgaggaggccggcggcggcgaccCGACGAGGAAGAGCTTCACGTTCGTGGACATCCTGAAGGCGACCAACAACTTCAGCCCGGATCAGATCATCGGAACGGGGGGCTACGGCCTGGTGTTCCTAGCGGAGCTGGAGGGCGGCGTGAGGCTGGCCGTGAAGAAGCTCAACGGCGACATGTGCCTGGTGGAGCGGGAGTtccgggcggaggtggaggcgctgTCGGTGACGCGGCACGAGAACCTCGTCCCCCTCCAGGGCTTCTGCATCCGCGGCCGGCTCCGGCTGCTGCTGTACCCGTACATGGCCAACGGCAGCCTCCACGACTGGCTGCACGACCGgcggccggagcagccggagctggACTGGCGCGCGCGGCTACGGATCGCGCGGGGCGCCGGGCgcggggtgctgcacatccacgagGCGTGCACGCCGCAGATCGTGCACCGGGACATCAAGTCGAGCAACATCCTGCTGGACGAGTCCggcgaggcgcgggtggcggacttCGGGCTGGCGCGGCTCATCCTGCCGGACCGGACGCATGTGACGACGGAGCTGGTGGGCACGCTGGGGTACATCCCGCCCGAGTACGGGCAGGGGTGGGTGGCGACGCTGCGGGGCGACGTGTACAGCTTCGGCGTGGTGCTGCTGGAGCTGCTCACCGGGAGGCGGCCGGTGGAgatgatggcggcggcggggcagccGAGGGACCTCGTCGGGTGGGTGACGCAGATGCGGTCGGCCGGGAGGCGCGCCGAGGCGCTGGACCCGCGGCTGAGGCAGGGGAGCCGGCCGGGCGACGAGGCGCAGATGCTCTACGTGCTCGACCTCGCCTGCCTCTGCGTCGACGCCATCCCGCTCAGCCGGCCGGCGATCCAGGAGGTGGTCAGCTGGCTCGACAACGTCGACACCATCGGCGCGTCCTGA